In one Cervus elaphus chromosome 9, mCerEla1.1, whole genome shotgun sequence genomic region, the following are encoded:
- the LOC122700766 gene encoding olfactory receptor 2W3, translating into MDVTNESTQGNFILWGFSDRPHLERILFVVILIAYLLTLVGNTTIILVSRLDPHLHTPMYFFLTHLSFLDLSFTTSSIPQLLYNLNGHDKTISYTGCAIQLFLFLGLGGVECLLLAVMAYDWFVAVCKPLHYMVIMNPQLCLGLVSLAWGCGVANSLIMSPMTLWLPRCGYQKVDHFLCEMPALIRMACVNTAAVEGIAFILAIGIVLSPLVFILVSYGYIVRAVLSIQSSSGRHKAFNTCGSHLTGVSLFYGNIIYMYMQPGASSSKDQGKFLTLFYNIVTPLLNPLIYTLRNKEVKGALRRLILVNLSVRKKL; encoded by the coding sequence ATGGATGTAACCAATGAAAGCACCCAGGGAAATTTCATCCTTTGGGGGTTTTCTGATCGGCCCCATCTGGAGAGAATCCTCTTTGTGGTTATCTTGATCGCATATCTCCTGACCCTTGTGGGCAACACCACCATCATCCTGGTGTCTCGGCTGGACCCTCACCTCCAcactcccatgtacttcttcctcaccCATCTCTCTTTCCTGGACCTTAGTTTCACCACCAGCTCCATCCCTCAGCTTCTGTATAACCTAAATGGACATGACAAGACCATCAGCTACACAGGCTGTGCCATCCAGCTCTTCCTATTCCTGGGCCTGGGTGGTGTGGAATGTCTACTCCTGGCAGTCATGGCGTATGACTGGTTTGTTGCAGTCTGCAAGCCCCTGCATTACATGGTGATCATGAATCCACAGTTATGCTTGGGCTTAGTATCCCTTGCCTGGGGCTGTGGGGTGGCCAACTCTTTGATCATGTCTCCAATGACCCTGTGGTTGCCCCGCTGTGGGTACCAGAAAGTAGACCACTTCCTGTGTGAGATGCCCGCCCTAATTCGGATGGCCTGTGTGAATACAGCTGCCGTTGAAGGCATTGCCTTTATTCTTGCCATAGGCATTGTGCTGTCACCCTTGGTGTTTATCCTGGTCTCCTACGGCTACATCGTCAGGGCTGTACTAAGTATTCAGTCATCCTCCGGGAGGCACAAGGCCTTCAACACCTGTGGCTCCCATCTCACAGGGGTCTCACTTTTCTATGGAAACATCATTTACATGTACATGCAACCAGGAGCCAGCTCCTCCAAGGACCAAGGCAAGTTCCTCACCCTCTTCTACAACATTGTCACCCCACTCCTGAACCCTCTGATCTACACCCTCAGAAACAAAGAGGTGAAGGGGGCATTGAGAAGATTGATTTTGGTAAATCTAAGtgtaagaaagaaattataa
- the LOC122700767 gene encoding olfactory receptor 2T27-like, with the protein MEIWNNRTTGADFVLLGLFHCILVPKLLFTFIFLVFLVALTVNIMMVILIWLNSHLHSPMYFLLSQLSLMDLLYISTFVPKIAIDFSSGRNNISYTNCGIQLFLFMTLVGAECLLLAVMAYDRYVAICHPLHYSILMRPTVCIFMVAGTWLGALINAFIHVVYVLNLPYCGSREIHHFFCEIPALLKLACADTSLYENGLFISGVIFLLFPISAIMASYGQILSTVLRLGLNMGMRKTLSTCSSHMIVVILFYGTAIIKYFLPKAYHTAEQDKVVSIFYTILTPLLNPLIYSLRNKEMSGALRKVLRRKITK; encoded by the coding sequence ATGGAGATATGGAACAACAGGACCACTGGAGCTGACTTTGTTCTCCTGGGGCTATTTCACTGCATCCTGGTCCCCAAGCTactttttactttcatctttCTAGTTTTTCTTGTGGCCCTTACTGTCAATATTATGATGGTGATACTCATTTGGTTGAACTCTCATCTCCATTCTCCTATGTACTTTCTTCTCAGTCAACTTTCTCTGATGGACCTCTTGTATATCTCTACTTTTGTTCCCAAGATAGCCATTGACTTTTCGTCTGGACGAAACAACATTTCCTATACTAATTGTGGAATCCAGCTTTTTCTCTTCATGACTCTGGTGGGCGCAGAGTGCCTTCTCCTGGCAGTCATGGCTTACGACCGCTACGTGGCTATATGCCATCCCCTTCACTACTCAATTCTCATGCGCCCTACAGTTTGCATTTTCATGGTGGCTGGCACTTGGCTGGGTGCACTTATCAATGCCTTCATCCATGTTGTCTATGTTCTGAATCTTCCTTATTGTGGCTCCAGAGAAATCCATCATTTCTTTTGTGAGATCCCAGCTCTCCTGAAACTTGCTTGTGCTGACACTTCTCTTTATGAAAATGGTCTTTTTATCAGTGGTGTTATATTTCTCCTCTTTCCAATATCTGCCATCATGGCCTCATATGGGCAGATTCTCTCCACTGTTTTAAGATTAGGATTAAACATGGGGATGAGGAAGACTTTGTCAACTTGTTCTTCCCATATGATTGTGGTGATTCTCTTCTATGGAACTGCCatcatcaaatattttctccccaaagCCTATCACACTGCTGAGCAGGACAAAGTGGTCTCTATCTTCTACACCATCCTCACGCCCTTGCTCAATCCCCTCATCTACAGtctgagaaacaaagaaatgTCTGGAGCCCTCAGGAAAGTactgagaagaaaaataaccaaataa